One window of the Panthera uncia isolate 11264 unplaced genomic scaffold, Puncia_PCG_1.0 HiC_scaffold_661, whole genome shotgun sequence genome contains the following:
- the LOC125918303 gene encoding OX-2 membrane glycoprotein-like isoform X2, with protein MKGVTSASSILLVPGRSQEKPASPSLPTVFLHYTFFEDHVNITCSANARPAPVISWKVSGSGIENSTEILSHPNGTTSVTSVLQVKDPKSQVGKEVICQVLHLGTMTSVRQTLDKGFWFSVPLLLSIVSLVILLVLISILLYWKRRRNQDRGE; from the exons ATGAAGGGTGTTACAAGTGCCTCTTCAATACTTTTGGTTCCGGGAAGATCTCAGGAAAAGCCTGCCTCACCCTCTCTG CCCACAGTGTTCCTTCACTATACATTTTTCGAAGACCACGTAAATATCACTTGCTCTGCCAATGCCCGCCCAGCCCCTGTGATCTCCTGGAAGGTCTCTGGGTCAGGGATTGAAAACAGTACTGAGATTCTCTCACACCCCAATGGGACCACGTCTGTCACGAGTGTCCTCCAGGTCAAAGACCCCAAGAGCCAGGTGGGGAAGGAGGTAATCTGCCAGGTGCTACACCTGGGGACTATGACCAGCGTCAGGCAAACTTTGGACAAAG GCTTTTGGTTTTCAGTTCCACTATTGTTAAGTATTGTTTCCCTGGTCATTCTCCTGGTCTTAATCTCAATCTTATTATACTGGAAACGTCGTCGGAACCAAGACCGAGGTGAGTGA